The proteins below are encoded in one region of Apium graveolens cultivar Ventura chromosome 4, ASM990537v1, whole genome shotgun sequence:
- the LOC141720319 gene encoding tubulin-folding cofactor E: MDLKMGQRVHSVGDCRRIGTVKYVGEVEGYSGNWVGIEWDDIAQGKHDGSINGVRYFQSHSPLSASFLRSHKLSCGISLLQALQVRYRSTSTQQEEDEMYVLSATNRRISVQLLGKDIIQDKLNRFEDLKSASLFYLGVSSCGPPSQLGATIPNLKELDLTGNLLSEWEDVGTICNELPALVALNLSCNKMSNHVAGLQLKSIKILVLNNTGLNWSQVEVLKNSLPVIEELHLMGNKVRIIQPTSSTVVQGFNYLRLLNLEDNCLADWNEILKLSQLPSLEQLHLNKNSLNCIRYPDNDAIQKLASGCESFDNNVVPFPNLCCLLLGGNDIGDLASVDSLNSFPKLTDIRLSENAVTDPGKGGIARYVLIARLGKVHILNGSEISPRERKDSEIRYVRSVMSKQGSQKEINRLHPRFSELKTHHGIEDERPSSQAAGPQKMASGLISITLKCVGPSIAEKPLMTKKLPASTTVGKLKNLCGSFLKFKLIKPILFLQEEGSPLPSLLDDDMASLIDAGVCNESTILIDEEK; the protein is encoded by the exons ATGGATTTGAAGATGGGACAGCGAGTCCACTCGGTGGGAGACTGCCGGAGAATTGGCACAGTTAAATATGTGGGAGAAGTAGAAGGGTATTCTGGTAATTGGGTAGGTATAGAATGGGACGACATTGCTCAAGGCAAACACGATGGTTCCATTAATGGTGTTCGCTATTTTCAATCTCATTCTCCTCTTTCAGCTTCGTTTCTTCGTTCTCATAAGTTGAGTTGTGGAATTTCACTCTTACAAGCTCTTCAAGTTAGATACAGATCAACTTCCACTCAACAAGAAGAAG ATGAAATGTATGTCCTTTCCGCTACAAATAGACGAATATCTGTTCAGCTCTTGGGCAAAGATATAATTCAAGACAAGCTTAACCGGTTTGAGGATTTGAAAAGTGCATCATTGTTTTATTTAGGGGTTAGCTCTTGTGGACCTCCTTCTCAACTTGGTGCTACTATCCCAA ATCTAAAGGAGCTCGACTTAACAGGAAATTTACTTTCAGAATGGGAA GATGTTGGCACCATCTGTAATGAATTACCAGCTCTTGTGGCTTTAAATCTATCTTGTAATAAAATGTCAAATCATGTAGCGGGTTTGCAGTTGAAGAGCATTAAAATTCTAGTTTTGAATAATACGGGCCTAAACTGGAGCCAA GTTGAAGTACTTAAAAATTCGCTTCCAGTAATCGAAGAGTTGCATCTGATGGGAAACAAAGTGAGGATTATACAG CCAACATCTTCCACGGTTGTCCAAGGATTTAATTATTTGCGCCTTCTCAATTTGGAGGATAACTGCCTAGCTGATTGGAATGAAATCTTGAAGCTGTCTCAGCTACCTAG CTTGGAGCAGCTCCATCTGAACAAGAATAGTTTGAATTGCATACGGTACCCAGATAATGATGCAATACAAAAATTGGCCAGTGGTTGTGAATCATTTGATAATAATGTCGTGCCTTTTCCAAATTTGTGTTGCCTTCTTCTAG GTGGTAATGACATTGGTGATCTAGCTTCTGTTGACTCACTTAATAGTTTTCCAAAATTAACG GATATTAGGCTGTCAGAGAATGCTGTAACTGATCCAGGAAAAGGTGGTATTGCAAGATATGTTCTGATTGCCCGGTTAGGAAAAGTTCATATTTTAAATGGGAGTGAG ATAAGTCCCCGGGAAAGGAAAGACTCTGAGATTCG TTATGTACGCTCAGTGATGTCAAAGCAAGGCAGCCAGAAAGAAATAAATCGGCTTCATCCACG GTTCTCTGAGCTTAAAACACATCATGGAATTGAAGATGAAAGGCCATCAAGTCAAGCAGCAGGCCCGCAGAAAATGGCTTCTGGCCTTATTT CGATCACTTTGAAGTGTGTTGGACCATCAATTGCCGAAAAGCCCCTGATGACAAAAAAGCTTCCAGCAAGCACAACA GTCGGAAAGCTAAAGAATCTCTGTGGGAGCTTTTTAAAGTTCAAGTTGATAAAACCAATATTGTTTCTTCAAGAGGAG GGGTCTCCATTGCCATCATTGCTCGATGATGATATGGCTTCCTTGATTGATGCTGGAGTTTGCAATGAATCCACCATTTTGATAGATGAAGAGAAGTAG